The Sulfurihydrogenibium sp. YO3AOP1 genome has a window encoding:
- a CDS encoding 50S ribosomal protein L11 methyltransferase has protein sequence MKKFVCEIPSDLFEVFLVELNGYGVEILNKNEKEVYFAIYSEDSTYEEIKSMINNIFEDLGAGKIVLEEDIKEENWEEVWKENFKPIEIPPFIILPEWEIYEGKDLIPIRLKIAMAFGTGLHPSTQIMLSLIPKYVSQGDKVIDVGCGTGILSIAAAKFGAEVDAIDIEREAVEECKINAWENGVSINCWQGSIEDISKTYDVVLSNLQMEIFDKYFKDLKDKFKKYWLISGIFKDEKEKIIKMCQNNNLDIIEVQSKPEIGKPDDLWYGFVIKHK, from the coding sequence ATGAAAAAATTCGTTTGTGAAATACCGTCGGATTTATTTGAGGTCTTTTTAGTAGAATTAAATGGCTATGGTGTAGAGATATTAAACAAAAATGAAAAAGAAGTTTATTTTGCGATATACTCCGAAGATTCAACCTATGAAGAGATAAAATCTATGATAAACAATATTTTTGAAGATTTAGGAGCCGGAAAAATAGTATTAGAAGAAGATATAAAAGAAGAAAACTGGGAAGAAGTCTGGAAAGAAAATTTTAAACCGATTGAAATACCACCTTTTATTATCTTGCCAGAATGGGAAATATACGAAGGAAAAGATTTAATTCCTATAAGATTAAAAATTGCCATGGCTTTTGGAACAGGACTTCACCCTTCAACTCAAATAATGCTTTCTTTAATTCCTAAGTATGTTTCACAAGGAGATAAAGTAATTGACGTGGGATGTGGAACCGGAATTTTATCCATAGCAGCAGCTAAATTTGGTGCAGAGGTTGACGCAATAGATATAGAAAGAGAAGCAGTTGAAGAGTGTAAAATAAATGCTTGGGAAAATGGAGTTTCTATAAATTGCTGGCAAGGAAGTATAGAAGACATTTCAAAGACCTACGATGTAGTTTTATCAAACCTGCAAATGGAAATTTTTGATAAATATTTCAAAGACTTAAAGGATAAATTTAAAAAATACTGGCTTATTTCAGGAATTTTTAAAGATGAGAAAGAAAAGATAATAAAGATGTGCCAAAATAACAATTTAGATATAATAGAAGTACAATCAAAACCAGAAATCGGAAAACCGGATGACTTATGGTATGGATTTGTTATCAAACATAAATAA
- a CDS encoding helix-turn-helix transcriptional regulator produces MKTRKEEPLFMIGTVAKMYNIHPQTLRLYEREGLLVPSRTKGKTRMYSEKDLERLEFILFLTRELGVNLAGVDAILQMKNQIEELQKQIDFLLNYLKEEIKTRYSSDVEKQNEALVHIPKVEIVKVEEYIYKKYKKKDEK; encoded by the coding sequence ATGAAGACAAGAAAAGAAGAGCCGTTGTTTATGATAGGAACAGTAGCAAAGATGTATAATATACATCCGCAAACACTAAGATTGTACGAGAGGGAAGGTTTGCTTGTACCGTCAAGAACAAAAGGAAAAACAAGAATGTATTCAGAAAAAGATTTAGAAAGATTGGAGTTTATTCTATTTTTAACTAGAGAGCTTGGAGTTAACCTTGCCGGCGTAGATGCGATTTTACAGATGAAAAACCAAATAGAAGAACTTCAAAAACAGATAGATTTTTTACTTAATTACTTAAAAGAAGAGATAAAAACAAGATACAGCTCAGATGTAGAAAAACAAAATGAAGCATTGGTGCATATACCAAAAGTGGAAATTGTAAAAGTCGAAGAGTATATTTATAAAAAATACAAAAAAAAGGATGAAAAATGA
- the ligA gene encoding NAD-dependent DNA ligase LigA, whose amino-acid sequence MYTDERQKELIKLTYEFLKLDAKKLTKEEAKKIVEDLREVIRFHDWRYYVLAQPVISDYEYDKLFKLLKDIEGKYPELITPDSPTQRVPSEITKVFPQVKHLTPMLSLDNSYNEADLRDFDRRVRELTGLDKVEYSVEPKFDGAGISLIYEKDLFVRGATRGDGEVGEEITNNLKVIKTIPLSAKFSQYGIDKVEIRGEVLIRKDLFKKMNEERLEEGLPLFANPRNAAAGSIRLQDPSEVAKRNLEAFVYQITYAEKDGKNLLGTVLKKHSDNIKMLHELGFKTPYPVMKVCIGIEEVIQYCEEWQRKRDAYPYEIDGMVIKVNDISLYDKLGFTSHHPRWAIAFKFKARQATTKIINVVFQVGRTGAITPVAKLEPVEIGGVIVSSVSLINEDFIREKDIRIGDTVLVERAGDVIPYVVMVIKEARTGNEKPIEFPKTCPSCGSPIVKPPGEAVYRCVNINCPAQVIERLIHFASKDAMDIKGLSEATIRKFYNLKLVRTIPDIYRLDYNLIKNIPGFGPKSVENLKNAIEESKKRPLYRLIYGLGIRYVGEVTAKTLASAVRCIDDLKNFTITDLMKLPDIGYKVASEIYNFFHNQENLKMIEELRELRVKTCHEEEEKKGKLAGLNFVFTGTLKCCSREKAKEIVESLGGNVLDTVSKKVHYLVVGEEPGSKLQKAQKLGTVKIINEEEFLKLIGGENTE is encoded by the coding sequence ATGTATACTGACGAAAGACAAAAAGAGTTAATAAAACTTACCTATGAATTTTTAAAACTGGATGCAAAAAAGTTAACAAAAGAAGAAGCTAAAAAAATAGTAGAAGATCTAAGAGAAGTTATAAGATTTCATGATTGGAGATACTACGTTTTAGCTCAGCCTGTAATTTCAGACTATGAATACGATAAACTTTTTAAACTGCTTAAAGATATTGAAGGTAAATATCCAGAATTAATAACGCCAGACTCCCCTACTCAAAGAGTTCCATCAGAGATAACGAAAGTTTTTCCACAGGTAAAACATCTTACACCAATGCTTTCTCTTGATAACTCCTACAATGAGGCAGACCTGAGAGATTTTGACAGAAGAGTTAGGGAGCTTACCGGACTTGATAAAGTTGAATATTCAGTGGAGCCAAAATTTGACGGTGCAGGAATTTCTTTAATATACGAAAAAGATTTATTTGTTAGAGGTGCAACAAGAGGAGATGGTGAAGTTGGAGAAGAGATAACAAATAACCTTAAAGTAATCAAAACCATTCCATTATCTGCTAAATTTTCTCAATATGGAATTGATAAAGTTGAAATTAGAGGTGAAGTTTTAATAAGAAAAGACCTATTTAAAAAAATGAATGAAGAAAGATTAGAGGAAGGACTACCACTTTTTGCAAATCCAAGAAACGCTGCTGCAGGTTCCATTAGACTTCAAGACCCAAGCGAAGTTGCAAAAAGAAACTTAGAAGCCTTTGTTTACCAAATAACTTATGCAGAAAAAGATGGTAAAAATTTACTTGGAACAGTTTTAAAGAAACATTCAGATAATATAAAAATGCTTCATGAACTTGGCTTTAAAACCCCTTATCCGGTCATGAAAGTTTGCATTGGAATAGAAGAAGTTATCCAGTACTGTGAAGAGTGGCAAAGAAAGAGAGATGCCTATCCTTACGAAATAGACGGAATGGTTATAAAAGTAAACGATATATCACTTTACGATAAACTTGGTTTTACATCTCACCATCCAAGATGGGCTATAGCATTTAAATTTAAAGCAAGACAGGCAACGACAAAAATAATAAACGTTGTTTTCCAGGTTGGCAGAACAGGGGCAATTACTCCGGTAGCAAAATTAGAGCCGGTGGAAATAGGTGGTGTTATTGTTTCTTCTGTTTCTCTGATAAATGAAGATTTTATTAGAGAAAAAGATATTAGAATTGGGGACACGGTTTTAGTAGAAAGGGCTGGAGATGTTATCCCTTATGTTGTAATGGTTATTAAGGAAGCAAGAACAGGAAATGAAAAACCGATAGAATTTCCAAAAACATGTCCATCTTGCGGCTCTCCAATTGTTAAACCACCGGGTGAAGCTGTATACCGTTGTGTAAATATTAACTGTCCTGCTCAAGTAATTGAAAGATTAATACATTTTGCATCTAAGGATGCAATGGACATAAAAGGTTTATCGGAAGCCACAATCAGAAAATTTTATAATTTAAAGCTTGTAAGAACAATTCCGGATATTTACAGACTTGACTATAATTTGATTAAGAATATACCCGGATTTGGTCCAAAGTCAGTAGAGAACTTGAAAAATGCTATTGAAGAAAGCAAAAAAAGACCACTTTACAGGTTGATTTACGGTCTTGGTATAAGATACGTTGGAGAAGTAACAGCTAAAACCTTAGCATCGGCTGTGAGATGTATTGATGATTTAAAGAATTTTACAATCACAGATTTAATGAAACTCCCGGATATTGGCTATAAAGTTGCTTCGGAGATTTATAATTTTTTCCACAACCAGGAAAATCTAAAGATGATAGAAGAGTTAAGGGAGCTTAGAGTAAAAACCTGTCATGAAGAAGAAGAGAAAAAAGGTAAGCTTGCAGGTTTAAACTTTGTATTTACAGGAACTTTAAAATGTTGTAGCAGAGAAAAAGCTAAAGAGATAGTAGAAAGTCTTGGAGGAAATGTTTTAGATACAGTTTCTAAAAAAGTACATTACTTAGTAGTTGGAGAAGAACCAGGAAGTAAATTACAAAAAGCTCAAAAGCTTGGAACAGTGAAGATTATAAATGAAGAAGAGTTTTTAAAGCTAATTGGTGGTGAAAACACTGAGTAG
- a CDS encoding tetratricopeptide repeat protein — translation MAIKDYDKAIHLLEIAAKESKENPSEPLWQGFYSRFVPKKSEALSLLGSAYYLKGEYQKAVEALNESIKLDPNLSDPFFFLAMSYGKLKEYGKAVEAAKRAIELDPKAPTYYAVLGLIYKDQKKYKEAEENLKKSIELDPKSIVSYLKLADLYYEKESYKEAVNTLTKVLEINPSNMEANYSLIYTYMAMGQFDKAIESANKAIKHNTITEAGIRIKKAEGDYPVVEMVSEDSPAKMAGIEIGDKIIRVNNQSTEKLKLEDVINLLRGEEGTRVTLIIKRGDKEFEKTITRKTMIDKIVSVFFAERSLCYREKGNLDQAMKDAEKAYSFNLNLDNIKEALGAVYIDKGKYDEAINILSSTDKDNNFSKLLLATAYAKAGKFNEAVSVYKNIPEDYLITKSVLRNNAINTLYNALKPYKDNLMQSIKALEAKGQYKEAIKEYANLLRISDEKEAKEIRTHIAELMIKYPHLFALPEEARRSVIKAEAFTEEGKFEKAIEEYQKALELSPFYPNLYKALALSYGQIKDYKKAIKNMNIYLELYPDAPDIRAAKDQIYKWEFMMEKGE, via the coding sequence TTGGCAATAAAAGATTATGATAAAGCAATACATTTACTAGAGATCGCAGCAAAAGAGTCAAAAGAAAATCCAAGTGAACCTCTTTGGCAAGGTTTCTATTCGAGATTTGTTCCTAAAAAAAGTGAGGCTCTTTCATTGCTTGGCAGTGCTTATTATTTGAAAGGAGAATATCAAAAAGCAGTTGAAGCTTTAAATGAATCAATAAAATTAGATCCCAATCTTTCCGATCCATTTTTCTTCCTTGCGATGTCCTATGGAAAATTAAAAGAATATGGTAAGGCGGTTGAAGCTGCAAAAAGAGCAATCGAGCTTGACCCTAAAGCCCCTACTTATTATGCAGTTTTAGGCCTTATATATAAAGACCAGAAGAAATATAAAGAAGCTGAAGAGAATCTTAAAAAGTCTATAGAATTAGATCCAAAGTCCATTGTTTCTTATCTAAAACTGGCAGACCTCTATTATGAAAAAGAATCTTATAAAGAAGCTGTAAATACCCTTACAAAGGTATTAGAAATTAATCCATCAAACATGGAAGCTAATTATTCGCTAATATATACCTATATGGCTATGGGACAATTTGATAAGGCAATAGAAAGTGCAAACAAAGCAATTAAACATAATACGATAACTGAAGCCGGCATAAGGATAAAAAAAGCAGAAGGAGATTACCCTGTTGTTGAAATGGTATCTGAAGACAGTCCAGCAAAGATGGCTGGTATAGAGATAGGAGATAAAATCATCAGAGTTAATAATCAATCAACAGAGAAATTAAAACTTGAAGATGTAATTAATCTATTGCGTGGTGAAGAAGGAACTCGGGTTACATTAATCATAAAAAGAGGTGATAAAGAATTTGAAAAAACAATTACAAGAAAAACAATGATTGACAAAATAGTATCTGTATTTTTTGCCGAGAGGAGTCTTTGCTATAGAGAGAAAGGTAATCTTGATCAGGCTATGAAAGACGCAGAAAAGGCATACTCATTTAATTTAAATTTAGATAATATAAAAGAAGCTCTTGGTGCTGTTTATATTGATAAAGGAAAGTATGATGAAGCCATAAATATCCTTTCTTCTACAGATAAGGATAATAATTTTTCCAAGTTATTGCTTGCAACAGCCTATGCCAAGGCTGGTAAATTTAATGAAGCTGTAAGTGTTTATAAGAATATCCCTGAAGATTATTTAATAACCAAATCAGTTTTAAGAAATAATGCAATAAACACTCTTTATAACGCATTAAAGCCTTACAAAGATAATTTGATGCAAAGCATTAAGGCTCTTGAAGCAAAAGGTCAATATAAAGAGGCAATTAAAGAGTATGCAAACCTTTTAAGGATATCTGATGAGAAAGAAGCAAAAGAAATAAGAACTCATATTGCAGAACTTATGATTAAATATCCACATCTTTTTGCTTTACCAGAAGAAGCAAGAAGATCTGTAATAAAAGCAGAAGCATTTACAGAAGAAGGGAAATTTGAAAAAGCGATTGAAGAATATCAAAAAGCTTTAGAATTATCACCTTTTTATCCTAATCTTTATAAGGCGCTGGCATTAAGTTATGGCCAGATTAAAGACTACAAAAAAGCAATTAAGAATATGAATATTTACCTTGAACTCTACCCCGATGCTCCTGATATTAGGGCAGCCAAAGATCAGATTTATAAATGGGAATTTATGATGGAAAAAGGAGAATAA
- a CDS encoding IS256 family transposase, which yields MDKKEYFEKILDRSTEELVKELFPNGITTQEEKIGIRKLLESVVELIMNQERNFFLENDEDNKANGYYERSLNTGSFKLNINVPRDRKGRFRPQILPDPYKRVNEDYINLLMSLVSNGYSESKIDSTLKSLGLNYSKQHMDKIKKELIERLNDFKTRELPSDAFVLYIDAYHCDIKEKNKIRKASVYVVLGIDLQGNKDIFGFYTFFSSENKADWIKVFNDLIDRGLKRVMLIVSDDFPGITKAIETLFPYTDHQLCLVHLQRNVRNQMDKEDSQVFNKELKNIKENSLDYEDGLEKLDDLCGRFKSKYPSFIKHIQSNKERYLCFLKYPENLRKHIYTTNPVESVNSMIEKVRINLGGYFQSVDILEINLLIQRDNLKNGKWKKPIPAFKGVSYEILQLFNKKFSIQTQNY from the coding sequence ATGGATAAGAAAGAATACTTTGAAAAAATATTAGACAGATCTACCGAAGAATTAGTAAAAGAACTTTTCCCAAACGGTATAACAACTCAAGAAGAAAAGATAGGTATAAGAAAGCTTTTAGAATCTGTTGTGGAACTGATTATGAATCAGGAAAGAAATTTCTTCCTTGAAAATGATGAAGACAACAAAGCAAACGGATATTATGAAAGAAGCCTAAATACTGGTTCTTTCAAGCTTAACATAAATGTCCCAAGAGATAGAAAGGGTAGATTTAGACCACAAATATTACCTGACCCTTACAAAAGAGTTAATGAAGATTACATAAACCTTCTTATGAGTTTAGTATCCAATGGATACTCAGAAAGCAAGATAGATTCTACATTAAAAAGCTTGGGCTTAAACTACTCAAAACAACATATGGATAAAATCAAAAAAGAGCTTATAGAAAGACTTAATGATTTTAAAACAAGAGAGCTTCCATCGGATGCATTTGTACTGTATATAGACGCATATCACTGTGATATAAAAGAGAAAAACAAAATCAGAAAGGCTTCTGTCTATGTAGTTCTTGGAATAGATTTACAAGGAAATAAAGATATATTTGGATTTTATACATTTTTCAGTAGTGAAAATAAAGCAGACTGGATAAAAGTATTCAATGATTTAATAGATAGAGGACTAAAAAGGGTAATGCTTATAGTAAGTGATGATTTTCCTGGGATAACAAAAGCCATAGAAACACTATTTCCTTATACAGACCATCAGCTATGTTTAGTCCATTTACAAAGAAACGTTAGAAATCAGATGGATAAAGAAGATTCACAAGTATTTAACAAAGAACTGAAAAACATAAAAGAAAACAGCTTAGATTATGAAGATGGATTAGAAAAATTAGATGATTTATGCGGTAGATTTAAGTCTAAATATCCAAGCTTTATAAAACATATTCAATCTAACAAAGAGAGATACTTATGTTTTTTAAAATATCCAGAAAATCTAAGAAAACACATATACACAACAAATCCAGTTGAAAGTGTTAATAGCATGATAGAAAAGGTAAGAATAAATTTAGGTGGATATTTTCAATCTGTGGACATTCTTGAGATAAATCTGCTTATACAAAGAGACAATTTAAAGAATGGAAAATGGAAAAAGCCTATACCTGCTTTTAAAGGAGTCTCTTATGAAATTTTACAATTGTTTAATAAAAAGTTTTCAATCCAGACACAAAATTATTGA
- the nrdR gene encoding transcriptional regulator NrdR has product MKCPKCGSLNDKVLETRQSKEGVVIKRRRECLNCGYRFTTYERIEEEHIEVIKKNNTVEPFNKEKIIRGILLASKNRPITQEQIKQIADDIEKYLLDEGKLKVSSAEIGDLVKNRLKELDPVSYLRFVSVFDGFEDIKDFEEFIKSFEKKI; this is encoded by the coding sequence ATGAAGTGTCCTAAATGCGGAAGTCTCAATGATAAGGTTTTAGAAACAAGACAATCAAAAGAAGGCGTTGTTATAAAAAGAAGAAGAGAATGTTTAAACTGTGGATACAGATTTACAACCTACGAAAGAATTGAAGAAGAGCATATAGAAGTTATCAAGAAAAATAATACAGTAGAACCATTTAATAAAGAAAAAATTATCAGAGGAATACTGCTTGCATCCAAAAACAGACCAATTACGCAAGAGCAGATCAAGCAGATAGCAGACGACATAGAAAAATATCTTCTTGATGAAGGAAAATTAAAAGTTAGTTCTGCAGAAATTGGAGACTTAGTTAAAAACAGACTCAAAGAGTTAGACCCTGTATCTTATCTTAGATTTGTATCTGTATTTGATGGATTTGAAGACATTAAAGATTTTGAAGAATTTATAAAAAGCTTTGAAAAAAAAATTTAG
- a CDS encoding serpin family protein translates to MKKLVNILLMVLVIFFCNVAMADTDKDLKVVSQGINKFSFDLYKKLKDKNKEENLFYSPASISIALAMTYAGARGNTEKQMANVLNFTLPQDRLHPAYSKLIENLKSNKDYELNIANALWLQKDYKYLQEFLNTMEKYYKGGFNEADYITNPEGARIKINDWVSRETKEKIKDILNPKDITSLTRLVLTNAIYFKGKWQTEFNKMATRDEDFYLINGQKTKVKMMYQKNTFNYYENDDLQLLEISYKGNKISMVIILPKVGKFKTVENMMDEKKLQEWLKNATETKVEAYIPRFKFTQRFDLSKNLSDMGMKDAFDEVEADFSGINGEKNDLYISKVIHKAFVEVNEEGTEAAAATAVVLDTKALIEEPVFKADHPFIFLIRDKETGSILFMGRVMDPNKE, encoded by the coding sequence ATGAAAAAGTTAGTTAACATACTTTTAATGGTCTTAGTAATATTCTTTTGTAATGTAGCTATGGCAGATACAGACAAGGATTTAAAAGTTGTATCACAGGGCATAAACAAGTTTAGTTTTGATTTGTATAAAAAACTAAAAGATAAAAATAAAGAAGAGAACCTCTTTTATTCACCTGCTAGTATATCAATTGCTCTTGCAATGACCTATGCTGGAGCAAGGGGGAATACGGAAAAGCAGATGGCTAATGTATTAAACTTTACTCTTCCACAAGATCGTCTTCATCCAGCTTACTCTAAGCTAATTGAAAATTTAAAATCTAATAAGGATTATGAACTCAATATTGCTAATGCTTTATGGTTGCAAAAGGATTATAAGTATCTTCAGGAATTTTTAAATACAATGGAAAAATATTATAAAGGTGGATTTAACGAAGCAGATTATATAACAAATCCTGAAGGTGCACGAATAAAAATTAATGATTGGGTTTCAAGAGAAACAAAAGAAAAGATTAAAGATATATTAAATCCAAAAGATATAACAAGCCTTACAAGATTAGTGCTTACAAATGCTATTTATTTTAAAGGAAAGTGGCAAACAGAATTTAATAAGATGGCTACGAGAGATGAAGATTTTTATTTAATAAACGGGCAAAAAACTAAGGTTAAAATGATGTACCAAAAAAACACATTCAATTATTACGAAAACGATGATCTTCAATTATTGGAGATATCTTATAAAGGTAATAAAATTTCAATGGTTATAATCTTACCAAAAGTAGGAAAGTTTAAAACAGTTGAAAATATGATGGATGAAAAGAAATTACAAGAGTGGTTGAAAAATGCTACGGAAACGAAAGTTGAAGCATATATTCCAAGATTTAAATTTACACAAAGATTTGACTTGAGTAAAAATTTATCTGATATGGGCATGAAAGATGCTTTTGACGAAGTTGAAGCTGACTTTTCAGGAATTAATGGTGAAAAGAATGATCTTTATATAAGTAAAGTTATTCACAAAGCATTTGTAGAGGTGAATGAAGAGGGAACAGAAGCTGCAGCAGCTACTGCTGTAGTATTAGACACAAAAGCATTAATTGAAGAACCCGTATTTAAAGCAGATCATCCTTTTATCTTTTTGATTCGTGATAAAGAGACGGGGTCTATTTTGTTTATGGGAAGAGTTATGGATCCCAATAAGGAATAG
- the deoC gene encoding deoxyribose-phosphate aldolase, translating to MDLLSNINKYIDQSALKPNLTYQDIINQCEEALKYNFASLCVNPSHVKVCREILKESQVKVCSVISFPFGLSSHEIKLKEALKAFEDGAAELDIVWNISAFKSKDFDYVLSELKNIVKETKPAITKIIVETAYLTNEEKIKALELVIESGADFIKTSTGFAPTGANVEDIILWKNLSKDIIKIKASGGIRDLETAIKFLQAGADRIGTSSGAKIVEEAQKCILTKDKKS from the coding sequence ATGGATTTGTTATCAAACATAAATAAATACATAGACCAATCTGCATTAAAGCCAAACCTAACATATCAAGATATAATCAATCAATGTGAAGAAGCTTTAAAATACAATTTTGCATCATTGTGCGTAAACCCTTCCCATGTAAAAGTTTGCCGAGAAATTCTCAAAGAATCTCAAGTTAAAGTTTGCAGTGTTATCTCTTTTCCTTTTGGGCTAAGCAGTCATGAAATCAAATTAAAAGAAGCCTTAAAAGCTTTTGAAGATGGAGCAGCAGAGCTTGATATAGTTTGGAATATCTCAGCATTTAAATCAAAAGATTTTGATTATGTTTTAAGCGAGCTTAAAAATATTGTAAAAGAAACAAAGCCGGCAATAACAAAAATTATTGTAGAAACTGCATATTTAACTAATGAAGAAAAGATAAAAGCCTTAGAATTAGTTATAGAGTCGGGAGCTGACTTTATTAAAACAAGCACAGGATTCGCTCCTACCGGTGCTAATGTTGAAGACATAATTCTATGGAAAAATCTAAGTAAAGATATAATAAAAATTAAAGCTTCCGGTGGTATTAGAGATTTAGAGACAGCTATAAAATTTTTGCAAGCGGGAGCCGATAGGATAGGAACAAGCAGCGGAGCAAAAATAGTAGAGGAGGCTCAAAAATGTATACTGACGAAAGACAAAAAGAGTTAA
- the hemL gene encoding glutamate-1-semialdehyde 2,1-aminomutase, translating into MNNQKSKELFQEAQKYLVGGVNSPVRAFKAVEADPIFIKKGKGCRIWDVDDNEYIDYVLSWGPLILGHAHDQVINAIKQISNYGTSFGAPTELEVEMAKAVIDAVKSVEMVRFVNSGTEATMSAIRLARGYTKRKKIIKFDGCYHGHGDSLLVSAGSGVATLGIPGTPGIPEELASLTIVLPYNNIEAVEEAFEKYGDDIACVIIEPVAGNMGVVAPSKEYHQKLREITRKYGALLIFDEVMTGFRLSYGGAQELYDIEPDLTTFGKVIGGGLPVGAYGGKGEIMEYVAPVGPVYQAGTLSGNPLAMAAGLTQLQLLKQLNPYQELNEKGRFLEEGFKKISQETGVPVVVNRVGSMITVFFTDKEVVDFATAKTSDTKKFAKFFRCMLEKGIYLPASQFEAFFLSTAHSQRDLEDTLNKAYECFKQLS; encoded by the coding sequence ATGAACAATCAAAAATCTAAAGAACTTTTTCAAGAAGCACAAAAATACTTGGTTGGTGGTGTAAATTCTCCAGTTAGAGCTTTTAAAGCTGTTGAAGCAGACCCGATTTTCATAAAAAAAGGAAAGGGATGCAGAATTTGGGATGTTGATGACAATGAATATATAGATTATGTTTTGTCTTGGGGGCCGTTGATTTTAGGGCATGCTCACGACCAGGTTATAAACGCAATAAAACAGATTTCTAACTATGGAACAAGCTTTGGAGCACCAACTGAACTTGAAGTAGAGATGGCTAAAGCTGTAATAGATGCTGTTAAATCTGTCGAGATGGTAAGATTTGTAAACTCAGGAACAGAAGCTACGATGAGTGCAATCAGACTTGCAAGAGGCTACACAAAAAGAAAGAAAATAATAAAATTTGATGGATGTTATCATGGACATGGAGATAGTTTATTAGTTTCTGCCGGCTCAGGGGTGGCAACTCTTGGAATACCAGGAACTCCCGGAATACCGGAAGAATTAGCAAGTTTAACAATAGTTTTACCATACAATAATATAGAAGCCGTTGAAGAAGCATTTGAAAAATATGGAGACGATATTGCTTGTGTAATCATTGAACCAGTAGCTGGAAATATGGGGGTTGTAGCTCCATCTAAAGAATACCATCAAAAACTGAGAGAAATTACAAGAAAATACGGGGCTTTACTTATTTTTGATGAAGTTATGACAGGATTTAGACTCTCATATGGGGGAGCTCAGGAACTTTACGATATAGAACCGGATTTAACAACTTTTGGAAAAGTAATAGGTGGTGGGTTGCCTGTTGGTGCTTACGGTGGAAAAGGAGAAATTATGGAGTACGTAGCACCGGTTGGACCTGTATATCAAGCTGGAACACTGTCTGGAAACCCATTAGCAATGGCTGCAGGTTTAACACAGCTTCAGCTTTTAAAACAACTAAATCCATACCAAGAGCTTAATGAAAAAGGAAGATTTTTGGAAGAAGGATTTAAAAAAATCTCCCAGGAAACAGGAGTCCCGGTTGTAGTTAACAGGGTTGGATCTATGATAACCGTATTCTTCACAGATAAAGAAGTTGTAGACTTTGCGACGGCTAAAACCTCCGACACGAAAAAGTTTGCAAAATTCTTCCGTTGTATGCTTGAAAAAGGAATATACTTACCTGCATCACAATTTGAAGCCTTTTTTTTAAGCACAGCACATAGTCAAAGAGATTTAGAAGATACATTAAATAAAGCTTATGAGTGCTTTAAGCAACTATCATGA